attcatttcatccttctttatattttataaatgaggtaccaaaagaaagaagaaagattaatctttcatattgtgataatttcatcatgacataattattacataatcaattgttatgttATTGGTTGCTATATTGTGAAGTCCATACTTGAATgcatttagcgtctttgttcttcatagcatcaccaaatattttatagattcttgtacaacacagcttgacctccaaaactatgtctcagatttccaaaaacatcaatagaacaaattttataccacattgaatttagtgatctcttatgaattgatgttgcaaacttcattgaagatttatgagagaatgaaatacaatatgaaaaatctgagacacagttttggaggtcaaactgtgttgtgcaagaatctataaaatattttgggatgctatgaataacaaagaagctaaattcattcaagtatggacatcacaatatagcaactaattacaaaacaattaattatgtaataattatgtcataatgaaagtatcacaatttgaaagattaatcattcttctttcttttggtacctcatttataaattttaaagaaggatgagtggaattacatcactttaaagatgtctgattggggacgAAAAATCtgtgtattgtgctaccttaatttaTTGGTTATTTCTTTAAACTTTACAAAAGTTTTCTGCTTTTGCTTAAATTACGAGTCAATATTAACCCAAATTTGATCTCAATCATTACTAGTGGTACCTGTTatgattttattctttttgtaCATTATTTCCAAAACAAAAGTAGAATAAGGTGAGCAACACACGCTCTTGAAATCCTCTAGTTTCATACTCAAACATTTCTTTGAATTTTTAGTGAATTTAGGGATCAGTAGGACATTAATGCTTTATATTTCATTCAACAACGTTAGTCTgttttacctcaggcatagaataccttagctggatttggcaagacttttaggaattttggtcctctatgctcttcaacttcgtactttatttggccttcttaacttttttggattcgagcgtcactgatgagccttttgtagacgaaacgcgcgtcttgcgtatatacaaaatttagtcctggtatctatgatgagtttatttaccttctttttaaagttgttataacagtaacactttttttttcaactttcccTTTTTTTGCATTTCTAATTTGGAATAGTTGGTAAACAACGTATCATATGCATGTAGGTCCTCTCTTATATattaaactttcattttttaatttgtttgagtTCTTGGTATACAGTAGATAAATTCATTTTGATTGCATGTACCATTACAAAAATATGTCATTGTCAACCTTTTAAGAAGATTTTCTTTCGTTTTTTGTGCCTTGGTCTTTAATGTTTTTGCTATTTTCATCTAAGTGCGGATTAGAAAGAAACACGTCACTACGGAACTTTTCGATAAAGAGACGATTTAAAACTCTATCATTCCTGAAATTCGTCCCTCCTTCTAATGTTTCAGTCTCGTCCAATACGCATGCGTTTCTGTTATGTTCGACACTGTTCCGGTTATTGTACTGTATTTGCATAGACTTTCGGTCAGTATACTGTTCACACCAATCAGTACATTTTCTAATTGTACTTGTGACCTCTGTCCATTGAGTATCAAGCGATTGTGAAGTATCTTCTTTGTTGTCACGTTGGTCTCCAAGAAGTGCAGACAGGCTGAATGTGTGGTCAGTTATCTCGATTTTAGGTATAGCGTATAAGTGGTTATCAGACACCGCTTTGATCTGTGTATACGGATTTTCATACTCAGGAATGCTATAATCATCTTCTGAAGAATTGTCTGATGCCTGATCCGAGCTTTTAGTATCCTTTCTCATTTGCACAATTTCAAAATAGTCAGGTATCATTGCACTTTCATCGATTCTGGTGTACAAAGATACAGGTCGGCTCTCATGGTCAAATTCTTGTGCGCGTAAATCGTCTGtattgttgttactttgttggaTTTCGTAATTTTTACGTTTTGACATAGTATGCTTACGAAAATGAGTAAAAATAAAAACGAGAGTAACAGTTAATAAGACACTTATTCCAAGTACAGGAGATATAACCAGTATGTACCGTTCTGCAAAatctgttaaaataaaaacatacagtTACATATTTAAGAGAAAGAaatatatggatttttttctatatttttctgtaccaaaaaacaaaaactctataatttactataaaacGAGAGTGCAAATCAACGGTATAAAGAAttcaaaacaaaagaataaataaaacttgaaaaacaacTCCAAGAATAGCACCGAAACAAATCTTTAAAAGGTACAAAAAAGACAGCCGTTAAATCAAtgtgaataaaaagtaaaatcacaaaaatactgaacttagaggaagatcaattgggaaagtccataatcacatggcaaaatcaaataacaaaacgcatcaaaaacgaatggacaaaaactgtcatatttctaagTTATCACATCAGAAACATTTTATGGAGTACATGCATTGTTATTGGTAAACgttttgtaatttggatatactTTGCTGTATATTATTAATCAAATACGAGACTTTGAGCCAAATTGTTGaatatgaatttgacagttaATTTTCCATTCAATTAACCCCATACACTATCTGCACTACAATTTTGAATTGTTACAAGTAAACTAAATGCATACTACGATACATTATTTCTCTCATcattaattaaaagaaaatagattttttttactaaagaaatataatttaatttaaattaaataattataaaagtgGTTGTTATTATTACCTGGAATTTCGTTGCGTGACAGGTTTCTAGAATTATCTGTGTCTAAGaataaaaagcaaaatataaatatacctcCAGTATACATCATGTATATCGCAGCATTTTGTTAAAGTAAAATCAATCAAGGCGTCATACTCGATAATATATTATGATATCAGCAGTAGCATATATTccgtgttttgttttgtttttactaattttaaaaggTATAACATCTGTCTTGTATTGCTCTATGCAGGAATTAATATGTATCATACACGTACTCCTTGCTAGATTTTATTTGGCTAGTACGATGAAGACTTTTAAATCTGTCACATGGCTTAGCAGGATACCTATACCTGTTCGTTAGTGTCACCGTAACGGGCAGAACAGTAACCATCAATAACTTGGTAATAACTTGGTTATGTTACCTGTTTATCGTATAATTGGTTTTGATTTAACTACATGTAATATATAGAAAGAAAATTCATCAGGCACTCCTTTATTATGTGCCGTTCGTTATTCGTCTTAGTTTGTTTATGTGCCTGTTTTTGGACCGGTCAAGTTTTGGTGTTTAAAAATGAACAACCATTGAGTATAACTAACGTttcatgtttccgttttatgaaGCAAACCAACGAAAAAGGAATTGTGCCTTTTCTTGTCTTTTTATGGTGTATTAACTATTCGTGAAGTTATCACTTACGCAAAACATTCAAGTAAAAATCAGCGAAAATATATCCATATGAATTAGAAACATTACATTGGAGAACCATTCTATCCATCACATTCACATTAGAAATAACGGCTTTGTTGGGATAAGGTATTCTGATTTTTCCCAATTTCCACACAGGATGTTTTGATACTGCAAAAGACAGTTTGAAATCGGTGTTTTAATAATTTAGCTtactgaaaagtaaaatcactaaaaaaacgaactccgaggaaaattctaaaaggaaagtcctttgtcaaatggcaaagtcaaaagctcacacacatcaaacgaatggataacaactatcatattcctgataCAGGcatttctaatgtagaaaatgatggattaatcACAGTTTGATAGCTACTTAAACATctaatttgtatgacagtcgcatacaatacCTTTATATTGGAAATGATGTGTGAACAAGTGACGAGTACGCGCTTGTTTCAAGAAACAAATACTTcgtttgtaaaaataaacatatatctaCTTGTTAACGTTTGATGGTTAGTATTTGGCATAAGCGTATTATCGAATATTTacttaaataacaaaacaatagtGGACATAAACTGCATTTTTTCGCTGCGCATTCTGTAGATATCACTCACACTGTATGGTTCCTGTTGTGCGATATCAAGTGCATTTTCAATGCAGAGGTTTTGGACTACTATTTTACTAATGTTAATCTTTATTCCTTGTGATTAGAAAATTGTTTTTACAATATTCAACTGATTATATCAATCTTTGTATCGTTTCCCCTTCTAATGTGTACAGAACTTTCTCTTTTTTGGTTAGCCACATGACGTatgtttttgaatgtttttgCATACCTTTTAATGTTTCTCCGTTAATGAACCATTCAATGTCTAGTATTGGTAATCCGGTGGCATTG
Above is a window of Mytilus galloprovincialis chromosome 7, xbMytGall1.hap1.1, whole genome shotgun sequence DNA encoding:
- the LOC143083538 gene encoding uncharacterized protein LOC143083538 isoform X1 yields the protein MYIIPTSMLIFIAEPHWSMERKPESITANNGDSVTFYCNATGLPILDIEWFINGETLKVSKHPVWKLGKIRIPYPNKAVISNVNVMDRMVLQCNVSNSYGYIFADFYLNVLHTDNSRNLSRNEIPDFAERYILVISPVLGISVLLTVTLVFIFTHFRKHTMSKRKNYEIQQSNNNTDDLRAQEFDHESRPVSLYTRIDESAMIPDYFEIVQMRKDTKSSDQASDNSSEDDYSIPEYENPYTQIKAVSDNHLYAIPKIEITDHTFSLSALLGDQRDNKEDTSQSLDTQWTEVTSTIRKCTDWCEQYTDRKSMQIQYNNRNSVEHNRNACVLDETETLEGGTNFRNDRVLNRLFIEKFRSDVFLSNPHLDENSKNIKDQGTKNERKSS